Proteins co-encoded in one Prevotella sp. E13-27 genomic window:
- a CDS encoding DEAD/DEAH box helicase family protein produces MTTNNVNSSLELAKRLSETVNDAWESGELLEQVTPTTQELLKWWFSEEYCSLRSRNFHAGQRQAILNIVYLHEVLKAKNVLDFYEQIMPDMMALSDLATLNQQKYQMPKYAVKMATGTGKTWVMHALLIWQMLNARHSLTPNPSPKGEGSNCPDKRFTKNFLLVAPGLIVYDRLLDAFCGRLKEGTEERDIESNDFYMNQEVFIPVHYRQEVFSFIQNNVVTKEDGIGRKTTGDGLIALTNWHLFENQMEDEEEDEENDVPAIINKLLPIRPGKAAGNDLGMLDRRYLRGSELEYLASLDDIMVINDEAHHIHELKRNGEIEEVEWQKGLNVIAENKGERFFQIDFSATPYDQRGSGKKVQKAYFPHIVVDFDLATAMRKGLVKTLLLDRRQELTELEHLDYKAIRDERNKVCDLSDGQRLMLRAGLAKLKKLEDEFTAVDEKKNPKMLVICEDTSVAPFVNQLMLEDGLSQDEVVTIDSNAKGEVSEEEWKQTKEKLFNIDKYKKPKVIISVLMLREGFDVNNICVIVPLRSSEAPILLEQIIGRGLRLMWREPEYDSIKAEDRQRVLRLHTPPKTYIDMLSIIEHPAFIQFYEELLNAGLAIEDTGETGTGGSTGDLIRVGLRDGYEQFDFQWPMIVREAEEELEDVEIDINSLQPFTAFPLGKLRQFLAQDGETFISQEAISKTQFGRYKVTANLFTATSYNEYLQKLLRTITLRFDRVTSHREMPVPNLQINEANTIAVVDRYIRTRLFGQPFNPFNGSDWKILLSKDAIVTKHIIEEMARAIFNMQQNIMTTDAQVVHTLFSSVTEIKMRESYSIETHKTIYERQGYPSSRGGLERAFIDFLDTDGEVERFLKISENMHPFAVIYYMRKDGLMATYHPDFIVATRKKIYLIETKGNDKLFDKNVRQKQTAAVEWTRKINELPMEDRMNKEWEYVLISEDNFYGLSRNGATITDICDRCKVSLSAAMGELFV; encoded by the coding sequence ATGACTACTAATAATGTGAATAGTTCGCTTGAGTTGGCAAAGCGACTGAGCGAAACGGTAAATGATGCATGGGAGAGTGGCGAATTGTTAGAACAAGTAACGCCCACTACCCAGGAACTGCTGAAGTGGTGGTTTTCAGAGGAGTATTGCTCTCTTAGAAGCCGAAACTTTCATGCAGGACAGCGTCAGGCTATTCTGAATATCGTGTATCTGCACGAAGTGTTGAAAGCCAAGAACGTGCTTGACTTTTATGAGCAAATCATGCCAGATATGATGGCATTGTCTGACTTGGCAACGCTGAACCAACAGAAATACCAGATGCCTAAATATGCTGTTAAGATGGCAACTGGTACAGGTAAGACTTGGGTGATGCATGCCTTATTGATATGGCAGATGCTGAATGCTAGACACAGCCTCACCCCCAACCCCTCTCCAAAGGGCGAGGGGAGTAATTGCCCTGATAAACGGTTTACGAAGAACTTCTTGCTTGTAGCTCCTGGCCTTATCGTTTATGACCGACTGCTGGATGCTTTCTGTGGACGTTTGAAAGAAGGAACAGAAGAGCGCGATATAGAGTCCAATGATTTCTATATGAATCAGGAAGTCTTTATACCTGTACATTATCGTCAAGAAGTGTTCTCATTCATTCAGAACAATGTTGTTACCAAAGAAGACGGTATTGGACGCAAGACAACTGGCGATGGACTGATAGCCTTAACCAACTGGCATCTGTTTGAGAATCAGATGGAGGATGAGGAGGAAGATGAAGAGAATGATGTGCCAGCCATCATCAACAAGTTGCTACCTATACGTCCAGGTAAGGCGGCTGGTAACGATTTGGGAATGTTGGACAGAAGATACCTGAGAGGTTCTGAACTGGAGTATCTTGCCAGTCTTGATGATATCATGGTGATTAACGATGAGGCCCATCACATCCATGAATTGAAACGTAATGGTGAGATAGAAGAGGTGGAATGGCAGAAAGGCTTGAACGTTATCGCAGAGAACAAAGGAGAAAGATTCTTCCAAATAGACTTTTCTGCTACACCATACGATCAGCGAGGTTCTGGTAAGAAGGTGCAGAAAGCTTACTTTCCCCATATTGTTGTTGATTTCGACTTGGCCACAGCTATGCGTAAGGGTTTAGTGAAAACTCTATTGTTAGATCGACGTCAGGAATTGACAGAACTGGAGCACTTAGACTATAAGGCCATTCGTGACGAAAGGAACAAAGTGTGCGACCTTAGTGATGGTCAGCGATTGATGCTTAGAGCAGGATTGGCAAAATTGAAGAAACTGGAGGATGAGTTTACTGCTGTTGACGAAAAGAAGAATCCCAAAATGCTCGTTATTTGTGAGGATACTTCTGTTGCTCCCTTTGTAAATCAACTCATGTTGGAAGATGGATTGTCGCAAGACGAAGTCGTAACCATAGACAGTAATGCCAAGGGCGAAGTATCGGAAGAAGAATGGAAGCAGACCAAGGAAAAGCTGTTTAATATCGATAAGTACAAGAAGCCCAAGGTGATTATCTCCGTACTGATGCTGAGAGAGGGCTTTGATGTGAACAATATCTGTGTGATAGTACCTTTGCGTTCTTCAGAAGCCCCGATTCTATTAGAGCAGATTATTGGTCGTGGACTACGCTTGATGTGGAGAGAACCTGAATATGACAGTATTAAAGCAGAAGACCGTCAGCGAGTACTGAGATTGCATACTCCTCCTAAAACTTATATCGATATGCTTAGCATTATCGAGCACCCTGCCTTTATTCAATTCTATGAAGAACTGCTCAATGCAGGATTGGCCATTGAAGATACAGGAGAAACAGGTACAGGTGGTTCTACTGGTGACTTGATAAGAGTAGGACTACGTGATGGCTATGAACAGTTTGACTTCCAGTGGCCTATGATAGTAAGAGAGGCAGAGGAAGAATTAGAGGATGTAGAAATAGATATCAATAGCTTGCAGCCATTCACCGCATTCCCTTTGGGTAAACTGCGTCAGTTCTTAGCGCAAGACGGAGAGACGTTTATCTCGCAAGAAGCAATCTCAAAGACGCAGTTTGGCAGATATAAAGTTACTGCAAATCTATTTACAGCTACGAGCTACAATGAATATCTGCAGAAACTGCTAAGAACTATTACGTTGCGTTTTGATAGAGTAACCTCCCATCGTGAGATGCCTGTTCCTAATCTTCAAATTAATGAGGCCAATACTATAGCGGTTGTTGATAGGTATATTCGGACACGTTTGTTTGGTCAACCATTCAATCCCTTTAATGGCAGTGATTGGAAGATATTGTTGTCGAAAGATGCTATCGTCACAAAGCATATCATTGAGGAAATGGCTCGTGCAATCTTCAATATGCAACAGAACATCATGACTACAGACGCTCAAGTAGTTCACACGCTTTTTTCTTCTGTCACAGAGATTAAGATGCGTGAGTCGTATTCAATAGAGACACATAAAACTATTTATGAGCGTCAAGGCTATCCATCTTCTCGTGGAGGTTTAGAAAGAGCTTTTATTGACTTCCTTGATACTGATGGTGAGGTTGAGCGTTTCTTGAAGATTAGTGAGAATATGCATCCTTTTGCAGTAATTTATTACATGCGAAAGGATGGTCTAATGGCTACTTACCATCCCGACTTTATTGTTGCTACTCGGAAAAAGATATATCTTATTGAAACTAAAGGTAACGATAAACTATTTGACAAAAATGTGCGCCAAAAGCAGACTGCTGCTGTTGAGTGGACTCGGAAGATAAATGAACTTCCGATGGAAGATAGAATGAATAAGGAGTGGGAATATGTCTTAATAAGTGAAGACAATTTCTATGGTTTGTCACGAAATGGTGCAACTATCACAGACATTTGTGATAGATGCAAAGTGTCGCTTTCTGCCGCGATGGGAGAACTATTTGTATAA
- a CDS encoding ABC transporter permease — protein sequence MRSFLSMLGIIIGVSAVIIMMSIGQGSKESIRQELSTMGTNLLTIRPGADMRGGVRQDPSSMQTLKMADYERILREKKFVTKVSPEVTASGQVIYGNNNTNTTVYGESTEYLEIKLWDIEEGMCFTEEDVKKASKKVVVGATIVKELFGGHTDPIGKTIRFKSIPMTIVGVLKSKGYNNWGMDQDNVIIAPYTTVMKRIAAQTWFSSINCSAVTEELSDAAIEELTQILRDNHKLKGEAADDFTIRSQAEFMETMSSTMDTVTLILVVAAAFSLLVAGIGIMNIMLVSVTERTKEIGLRMAVGATGSIISFQFLIESVLISITGGLIGILFGCTVSEFVVPMLGMPSSVPAWSIFVSFLVCVVIGIAFGYIPALKAARMDPIEAIRHE from the coding sequence ATGCGCTCGTTTCTGTCAATGCTTGGCATCATTATAGGCGTCTCTGCCGTAATCATAATGATGTCCATCGGCCAAGGCTCGAAAGAAAGCATCAGACAGGAGCTGTCAACCATGGGAACAAACCTTCTCACCATACGTCCAGGTGCTGATATGAGAGGTGGTGTCAGACAAGATCCCTCATCCATGCAGACGCTGAAGATGGCAGACTATGAGCGAATACTCAGAGAGAAGAAATTCGTTACGAAGGTGTCTCCGGAGGTAACAGCCAGCGGACAGGTCATCTATGGCAACAATAACACCAACACTACCGTCTATGGTGAGAGTACCGAATATCTCGAAATAAAGCTATGGGACATTGAGGAAGGCATGTGCTTCACAGAGGAAGATGTGAAGAAAGCTTCCAAGAAAGTCGTGGTAGGAGCAACAATAGTCAAAGAGCTCTTCGGAGGACACACCGATCCTATAGGCAAGACCATACGCTTCAAGTCAATACCGATGACCATCGTCGGAGTGCTCAAATCGAAGGGCTACAACAACTGGGGCATGGACCAGGACAATGTCATCATAGCCCCCTACACCACCGTTATGAAGCGCATAGCAGCACAGACATGGTTCTCTTCCATCAACTGCTCAGCCGTGACAGAGGAGCTGTCCGACGCTGCCATCGAGGAACTGACGCAGATCCTGCGCGACAACCACAAACTCAAGGGAGAAGCCGCTGACGACTTCACCATTCGCTCACAGGCAGAGTTCATGGAAACGATGTCAAGCACCATGGACACCGTAACCCTCATCTTAGTTGTTGCCGCAGCCTTCTCACTGCTCGTAGCAGGCATAGGCATCATGAACATCATGCTGGTTAGCGTAACAGAGCGCACAAAAGAGATAGGTCTGCGAATGGCTGTTGGTGCCACAGGCTCCATCATCTCCTTCCAGTTCCTCATAGAGTCCGTGCTTATAAGTATCACTGGCGGACTTATCGGCATCTTATTCGGTTGTACAGTGAGCGAGTTCGTCGTCCCAATGCTCGGCATGCCCTCAAGCGTTCCTGCATGGTCTATCTTCGTCTCATTCTTAGTATGCGTGGTCATAGGCATAGCCTTCGGATACATCCCTGCTCTCAAGGCAGCACGCATGGACCCGATAGAAGCCATCCGCCACGAGTAA
- a CDS encoding four helix bundle suffix domain-containing protein, with translation MKISRFGYFWLDTWVMANIIQLATQDFCTRFLSHSNDPGGRQYDQMTQAARSAPANIAEGNSRHTTSRETEMKLTDVARATLAELTNDYFNWLLRHEQLPWSVHSAEYKQVISIQLDKPTYDDDLQYQSSIHILRQKQRFDTWLKDSDSFQMARCMIVLCNRLAAMLSKQIEQQLATFSEEGGFTEALTAERLARRTQQNIETGAPLCPLCGKPMIRRMAKKGVNSGNEFWSCSAYPDCHGTRKIEK, from the coding sequence ATGAAAATATCACGCTTTGGCTATTTCTGGCTCGACACATGGGTGATGGCTAACATCATACAGCTGGCTACACAGGATTTCTGTACTCGCTTCTTGAGTCACAGCAACGATCCGGGAGGCCGCCAGTACGACCAGATGACACAAGCTGCACGGTCGGCTCCCGCCAACATAGCCGAGGGCAACTCGCGTCACACCACATCAAGAGAGACTGAGATGAAACTTACCGATGTGGCTCGCGCAACCCTGGCCGAATTGACAAACGATTACTTCAACTGGCTATTACGACACGAGCAACTGCCGTGGTCTGTCCATTCAGCGGAGTATAAACAAGTCATATCCATTCAACTTGACAAGCCTACTTACGATGATGACCTACAGTATCAAAGCAGCATTCACATACTGCGACAGAAGCAGCGCTTCGATACCTGGCTCAAGGACAGCGACTCCTTCCAGATGGCCCGTTGTATGATCGTGCTCTGCAACCGTCTGGCAGCCATGCTCAGCAAGCAGATAGAGCAACAACTTGCCACGTTTAGCGAGGAAGGCGGATTCACAGAGGCTCTGACGGCAGAGCGGTTGGCCAGACGTACCCAACAGAACATTGAAACAGGTGCGCCGCTATGTCCGCTCTGTGGTAAACCCATGATACGGCGAATGGCAAAGAAAGGTGTCAACTCCGGTAATGAGTTCTGGAGCTGTTCGGCATATCCCGACTGTCATGGGACAAGGAAAATTGAGAAATGA